ATTAAGTTACTAATAGTGTCCATAAAGATAGGTTTCGTAAGTTAGAGATCCTTTCGAGTAGCACTAATTGACTCCTTTAGTTTATAACTAGTGGGATGATTGATTGAGCCTAGAGGCTATTCAACTAGTTGTGCCAAGGCTCTGTCTCGCATATTGTGAACCCATGAAAGGAAGTTAGATGATCAAATGCTTTGGACGACTAATATGTGCTGGGTTTATAATACTCTTATATAGCATATAGCATTTGAGTGGTGGTCAGAAATATGATCCCTTTTGAGATACGTGACACCAATTTAAATAGTCGAGTAATTTATATTGTATCATGCATTatgataataatttttataaacaattaaattgaaaattatttaTCACACATATATGTGGAgagatttttattaaaaaaataagaaattaattttcATATAACAAGATATAAATTTAAAGGATGATTATGTATAATTTTTTTCTCTCATATAATTTCATAAAGATAattaacattttttaaaaattcaaggACACGCTtgcaaaaaaaaatcaataaagtaTATGGAGATTAAAAAATAAACGTAAGAGATAAAAGAGGGAAAGAGCTCCATGGGACGAAATTTGTTTTTATTAATTGTTTGAGataaacaataattttttttaaaaaaatacattaaaatttataaataaaattttaattttaaaaattttagagaaataacaaaaagtaattttttaaaaaatacatggGTAATTTTCCAATTTTAAAAACTTGTGGGGTCAAGCTCCATGTTGTTGGGCCCTTGTCTCCAATTAGAACCAACGGCAATAGAACCGGTGGACCCCACTTCGAATATTTTGCATTTTTGCTGGAAGAGTCATTGTAGACTGATACTGACTACTGAGGATTCCCATTTGAAAAGTCTTGAAAGCCGGCTGTGCACCTTTGATCTGAAGCTTTCTTTTATGTTAATTAATAGATTATAATTTTGAGATCTTGGGTATAAGTCGGCAAGTAAAGAACAGAAACTCATTGGAGACTGGGCTACCTAGAGAAAATGGGAAGCATTCCAGAGACCATCCTTGTTTCGAGTGACAAAACTATTCCTCTCTTAGGTTTTGGAACAGCAGAATACCCTTTTGGTGCTTCCTCTGAGACCATGAAAGACTCCATTTTACATGCAATAAAACTAGGTTATCGACACTTTGATACTGCTGCTCTTTACCAATCTGAGCCCCTCCTCGGGGAAGCAATATCAGATGCCATACAGCTTGGGCTTGTAAAGTCCAGGGATGAGCTCTTCATCACTTCCAAGCTTTGGTGCAGTGACGCTCATCATGATTGTGTCCTCCCTGCACTACATAAAACTCTCAAGTAATTAACAGCAATCCAGCAGTTTTTCCttaattctttttcttcttcttttaaattatttgtctcCTCGTAGATTTGTTCATAACCTCTCACCTCTATCCCAGTGGACATGAACCTACAACCACTTGTTAGAAATCCCAGTTTTCTACTATATGCGACCAAGGTTTTGatgttttttattttcttatgtagATTAATTCTAATTTGTTTCTGGTGTTATGTCGATAATTACCATTTTCTGGCATTTCCTCATTGCTTTTCATATGTTCTTTAACAGCCTAGTCTTGTTGGTATCCTCAtctatatcaatttttttttttctgaaaaaaaaaaatggagcagGAATCTTAAATTGGATTACCTCGACCTGTACCTGGTTCACTGGCCGGTGAGCGTGAAGCCAGGTGAATATGAGCTGCCTGTGAAGCAAAAGGACCTTATTCCATTTGATTTAAAGTCTGTGTGGGAAGCTATGGAAGAGTGTCAAAAGCTTGGCCTGACAAAATCCATTGGAGTGAGCAACTTTTCAATCAAGAAGCTTGAGACCCTGCTTGCTACTGCAAAGATTCCTCCTGCAGTTAATCAAGTGAGTGATTATCTTGTTGTACTTACTTATAATTGTTATTTGAGAACAAGAAATAAGGAtttatgaatgattttgatggtcAAGGTGGAGATGAACCCACTTTGGCAGCAAAAGAAGCTGAGAGACTTCTGTGAGAAGAAGGGTATACATATTACTGTTTACTCTCCTTTGGGAGCCAAAGGAACTCTATGGGGTACAAACCTAGTCTTGGATTGTAAGGTCCTCAAAGAGATTGCAGATGCTAAAGGAAAAACTATTGCCCAGGTACAAAATTTTTCTACATCTTTATGTATTTGTATATTTATTCTTTTTAGAGGAGCAAATTGATTTTCTAAGGTTTATGGAAAGTATTTGGAGATTTCAAGGATTAATGagttagaaaataaaattttcaaaaactcTTACTTTAAAAATTAACATAATGAATTAAACACTAGTTTATAACTTTTGAATCTTTCAAAACTTTGCattattttataaaatctatTTATAAAAACAGTGTTAGTAAGTTTGCAAGTAGTTAAAGCCCAATCCACGAAGGGAAAGAACAAAGGGCTAAATCCACCTACATAATTAAAGGCCGAAAAGATTGTTATGGGCTTCTCTTTACCAGATCGTATTGGCAATTGGAAAACAGAAGCAAACCATCTGATGTTGTAGTCGCTAATTGAATGTGAAGGTGTGCCTAAGATGGGCTTATGAGCAAGAGGCAAGTGTGCTGGTGAAGAGCTTCAACGAAGAGAGGATGAAAGAAAACCTTGACATATTTGAGTGGAAACTAAGCCAAGATGATTTGCAAAAGATCAATCAAATTCCACAACGCAAAGGGTTTCCTGGTCTTGAATTCATCTCCGATGAAGGTCCTTACAAATCCCTTGAGGAGCTTTGGGATGAAGAGATTGATTTATCTTTAGAATATTTTACCTAATCGGGACTGTCTTTTtgcttaatttaaattaaatgttGTTTCTAAAGGAACTTTTAATTAATTGCAAAATaagagaataataataataataataaaaaaatctgTAATCCTTTTGTCTCAATAAAAATTGCGtcattctatttttattttttttaatttttttttaattttgagattttaattcattatttaatttggtttaatcctttgaagaaaaagataatagaacaaaagtttattttttaaacaattattattaaaattttaaattaaagttaagaatataaaatataattaaaattaattttaaaataagtctaaaataaatataaaaattattcaaaataaagtccaaattgataaattgaatcaaatcaaattaaattaatttttaccttaattcaatttaatttgttataaatttcaatttattcaatttttagTTTTCGAAATTAAACTGGATGAAAGTtcgtttaatataattttattatttacacGAAttctatatttaatatttttatattcacaCACATATAGATTcctcaataaattataaaaaaaaataaaattaagatttaTGTGAGTGAAGAAATTTTTAGTCTTAGTGCATTCAACAATTTATGAGTGATAAAAGCACATAATCTCACTAAAAATGAACATTCCAATTATTTGTGTTAAGTactctacttatatatatatatatatatatatatatatatatatatatatatatatatatatatatatatataattagtacTCTACTTAATTAGTCATATAAACAGGTGATATTTTTGTttaatttggatagtttttatagttagtttttttttattattattattttacaattttagcttattttaaaagttttttaatcTATAGTTAAAATTGAATTAACTAATGTGAAATAATTTTGATTGTCGGTCTTTGTTATAGTCAATTGactcaatttattttcattttactgCTTACtaaaaatagtaaatatatttaaaatttagttaagtttttaaaaattaaagaatcgactataataataaaaagaaaattttaaattttttattgtcaggattaatttaacattttttaaaaattttgaataataaaaatttgaTAGTAAAAAGTATTATATATAATAAGACAGGTATTTCAAATTTTACTTACACAAAAGAAGATATTATTGGTAAATAATTATACTATCTTATTTATTTCAAATGTATAACTAGAATTTAATGAAACTATTTTTTTAGATATTTGTATAGTTTTAATTTAAATCCTTGTTTTAATTTTCTTAGTTTTATTGTCTTATTACGCTTGTTTGAaagaaaatttcatttattttaatatttattaattaattagcagaatttttttgtaaaattacatatacaactcaactcaactcaactaagcctttatcccaaaaatttggggtcggctatatggattcgctttctccactctgaacgatctTGGGTTAAATTCTAAAAAATGTGTAATacctctaggtcatgttgtactactctcctccaagtcaatttaggtctactctttttttttctttctatcttctaacctaatgtgctctaattgtctaactggagcctccgtatgtctacgcttcacgtgaccaaactacctcaatctatcttttctcaacttatcttcaattggcaccactcttaccttttctctaatactctcattacggactttatctagtctagtatggccactcatccaccttaaaattctcatatctacaattcttatcttagatgcatacgactctttcagttccTAACACTCACTACTATATAACATAGCTGGTGCtatagctgtacggtaaaattttccttttaatttattgggaatcttatgatcacataaaactcccgtggcacgtctccacttcaatcatccgtctttaatcctatgactaacatcctcctcacattccccatctacttgaaggactgaacctagatatttaaagttatTACTTTGAGGtaatatcactccattcaaaaAACGTGCATTATACAATAAAAAGATACTAGCAACGATATATATATTCCATttgttataattataatatttaaatatattaaaacaagttaattttttataataataataataatatattcatGTAAGGATAAAGTTCAGCGATTTGAGGCGAGGAGATTTTCTTTTAATCCTTTGTCTCATGTAATTTTGGAATCGTATAAGAAAAATAAGGATGTATTtgtttcttcattaaaattgttattgagaaaattaattttttaaatatattaatttaaaaatattaaaaaataatttaaaattaaatttaataaatttattataaaatattaaaataataaaatattatttaattattttttaataatatttaaaataatatatttatttaaaaaaataatttcacttTCTAAACACAATTCCAAGTAAACACCAAGTAAGTACAAGGCGAATTGGGATAGGGTGAAATCAATAGTCATACCCTAATTATTGGACAAAGAAAGGAGCAACATGGAGATCCATTTGCATTATTGATGTAGATTTTATTTCTGTGTCACACGCACTTAACAAAATACACCGTGTCATGTCCTTACCAAAAATAGTTACCCAATTATATACACACCAGCTCCGGTGAGCTCTGGTGTTGGCCTGTGATGTGAGGCTATGACACAACCTCCATGTACGGAGGCATTTAAAAAGCAGCAAGTAGAGAGTCCCTTCAACAGGACTACTTAAAAAGAAAAGTTATTATTCAGTCTCTTATCTCAAcaatattgattatttgattgttatattttaaaaagtatattatttaatttttataatttatttttattaaattatttaattttttattttaataaaattaattaattcttatattttgaaaatatattttttaataaaaataaaaatgtctatagctaaatatgaatttatattttttt
The Hevea brasiliensis isolate MT/VB/25A 57/8 chromosome 15, ASM3005281v1, whole genome shotgun sequence genome window above contains:
- the LOC110668884 gene encoding non-functional NADPH-dependent codeinone reductase 2 — encoded protein: MGSIPETILVSSDKTIPLLGFGTAEYPFGASSETMKDSILHAIKLGYRHFDTAALYQSEPLLGEAISDAIQLGLVKSRDELFITSKLWCSDAHHDCVLPALHKTLKNLKLDYLDLYLVHWPVSVKPGEYELPVKQKDLIPFDLKSVWEAMEECQKLGLTKSIGVSNFSIKKLETLLATAKIPPAVNQVEMNPLWQQKKLRDFCEKKGIHITVYSPLGAKGTLWGTNLVLDCKVLKEIADAKGKTIAQVCLRWAYEQEASVLVKSFNEERMKENLDIFEWKLSQDDLQKINQIPQRKGFPGLEFISDEGPYKSLEELWDEEIDLSLEYFT